One window of the Salvia splendens isolate huo1 chromosome 1, SspV2, whole genome shotgun sequence genome contains the following:
- the LOC121752044 gene encoding ELMO domain-containing protein A-like isoform X2, which produces MPTCFEIFAEVVTGSAAWLGRGLSCVCVQIRDSDARPSFDLTPMQEECLDRLQSRLDVPYDSSIPEHQEALLALWHASFPEEELQSLISDQWKEMGWQGKDPTTDFRGGGFISLENLLYFARNFPKSFQDLLSKKEGNRAVWEYPFAVAGVNITFMLIQMLDLEAYKPRTLVGAAFLKFLEENESAFDLLYCITFKLMDRQWLSMRASYMDFNDVMKSTRRQLESELLREGIRHLQDLPSYKLLSL; this is translated from the exons ATGCCTACTTGCTTTGAGATTTTTG CGGAGGTTGTCACAGGATCAGCTGCATGGCTTGGCAGAGGACTCTCATGTGTTTGTGTTCAGATAAGAGATAGTGATGCTCGTCCGTCATTTGATTTGACACCAATGCAG GAAGAGTGCCTAGATAGGCTGCAAAGCCGGTTAGATGTTCCCTATGATAGTTCTATCCCCGAACATCAG GAAGCTTTGTTGGCATTGTGGCATGCTTCATTTCCTGAAGAGGAGCTACAAAGTTTAATTTCCGATCAGTGGAAGGAAATGGGTTGGCAGGGAAAAGATCCAACGACAGATTTTCG GGGCGGCGGTTTCATATCACTGGAAAATTTGTTGTATTTTGCAAGGAACTTTCCG AAATCTTTCCAGGACCTTCTTAGCAAAAAGGAAGGTAATCGAGCAGTGTGGGAATACCCATTTGCTGTAGCTGGGGTCAACATCACATTCATGCTTATTCAGATGCTTGATCTTGAAGCAT ATAAGCCAAGAACACTTGTGGGAGCAGCCTTCTTGAAGTTTCTTGAAG AAAATGAATCAGCATTTGACCTTCTATATTGTATAACATTCAAGCTAATGGACCGTCAGTGGCTTAGCATGCGTGCTTCTTACATGGATTTCAAT GATGTGATGAAATCTACTCGTCGTCAACTAGAAAGTGAGCTTCTTCGAGAAGGCATCAGGCACCTACAAGACTTGCCCTCTTATAAACTGCTTAGTCTGTAG
- the LOC121752044 gene encoding ELMO domain-containing protein A-like isoform X1, translating into MDGRGRGGESFVAVRRMSNGLGRGSAYHSTPPEVVTGSAAWLGRGLSCVCVQIRDSDARPSFDLTPMQEECLDRLQSRLDVPYDSSIPEHQEALLALWHASFPEEELQSLISDQWKEMGWQGKDPTTDFRGGGFISLENLLYFARNFPKSFQDLLSKKEGNRAVWEYPFAVAGVNITFMLIQMLDLEAYKPRTLVGAAFLKFLEENESAFDLLYCITFKLMDRQWLSMRASYMDFNDVMKSTRRQLESELLREGIRHLQDLPSYKLLSL; encoded by the exons ATGGATGGTAGAGGCCGAGGAGGAGAATCCTTTGTGGCGGTCAGGAGAATGTCGAACGGCCTTGGTCGCGGAAGCGCCTACCATTCCACTCCTC CGGAGGTTGTCACAGGATCAGCTGCATGGCTTGGCAGAGGACTCTCATGTGTTTGTGTTCAGATAAGAGATAGTGATGCTCGTCCGTCATTTGATTTGACACCAATGCAG GAAGAGTGCCTAGATAGGCTGCAAAGCCGGTTAGATGTTCCCTATGATAGTTCTATCCCCGAACATCAG GAAGCTTTGTTGGCATTGTGGCATGCTTCATTTCCTGAAGAGGAGCTACAAAGTTTAATTTCCGATCAGTGGAAGGAAATGGGTTGGCAGGGAAAAGATCCAACGACAGATTTTCG GGGCGGCGGTTTCATATCACTGGAAAATTTGTTGTATTTTGCAAGGAACTTTCCG AAATCTTTCCAGGACCTTCTTAGCAAAAAGGAAGGTAATCGAGCAGTGTGGGAATACCCATTTGCTGTAGCTGGGGTCAACATCACATTCATGCTTATTCAGATGCTTGATCTTGAAGCAT ATAAGCCAAGAACACTTGTGGGAGCAGCCTTCTTGAAGTTTCTTGAAG AAAATGAATCAGCATTTGACCTTCTATATTGTATAACATTCAAGCTAATGGACCGTCAGTGGCTTAGCATGCGTGCTTCTTACATGGATTTCAAT GATGTGATGAAATCTACTCGTCGTCAACTAGAAAGTGAGCTTCTTCGAGAAGGCATCAGGCACCTACAAGACTTGCCCTCTTATAAACTGCTTAGTCTGTAG
- the LOC121752057 gene encoding nucleoside diphosphate kinase 1-like, with translation MEQTFIMIKPDGVQRNLVGEIIGRFEKKGFTLKGLKLITVDSDFAERHYADLSAKPFFNGLVEYIVSGPVVAMVWEGKNVVATGRKIIGATNPAESAPGTIRGDYAVDIGRNVIHGSDAVESARKEIALWFPEGIAEWRSSAHHWIYE, from the exons ATGGAGCAGACTTTCATCATGATCAAGCCTGATGGTGTTCAGAGAAATCTG GTCGGTGAGATCATTGGCAGATTTGAGAAGAAAGGTTTCACTTTGAAAG GTCTTAAACTAATCACTGTGGATAGTGATTTTGCTGAGAGGCACTATGCTGATTTGTCGGCCAAGCCCTTCTTCAATGGACTGGTGGAGTACATTGTCTCTGGACCTGTTGTTGCTATGGTTTGGGAAGGCAAGAATGTTGTGGCCACCGGCAGGAAGATAATCGGTGCCACCAACCCAGCTGAGTCTGCTCCGGGTACCATCCGTGGTGATTACGCTGTTGATATTGGCAGGAATGTGATTCATGGCAGTGATGCTGTTGAGAGTGCGAGGAAGGAGATTGCTCTCTGGTTCCCTGAGGGAATTGCTGAATGGAGGAGCAGCGCACACCACTGGATCTACGAGTAA
- the LOC121805346 gene encoding probable carboxylesterase 9 has translation MSKFDPYDHLNVSLNEDGTLTRYMKLPTTAPNTDSSQAVLSKDVTLNTDKKTWMRLYRPSNLPTATRLPVILYFHPGGWIQMSVAESLIHEFSNRTAAEVPSILVAVNFRLAPEHRLPAQYDDAMDAVTWVQNQSTHPNGDPWIRDNADLNRCYLYGASCGANIVYNTALRLPEMKPQPLKIAGTILNQLFIGGKKRTKSELKLATDPYFPLPVIDLLWELALPVGTDRDHRFCNPLVDAAMKGKVKSLGKCLVIGFGGDPLVDRQQELVQMLVERGVQVEARFDDVGFHNIDLIDNRRAMAILTFIKEFV, from the exons ATGTCAAAATTCGACCCGTACGATCACCTGAACGTGTCTCTGAATGAAGACGGGACACTGACTCGGTACATGAAGCTCCCGACCACCGCCCCCAACACCGACTCGAGCCAAGCCGTGCTGAGCAAGGACGTGACGCTCAACACCGACAAGAAGACGTGGATGCGCCTCTACCGCCCCTCCAATCTCCCCACCGCCACCCGCCTCCCCGTCATCCTCTACTTCCACCCCGGCGGCTGGATCCAGATGAGCGTCGCCGAGAGCCTCATCCACGAGTTCAGCAACCGCACTGCCGCCGAGGTCCCTTCCATTCTCGTCGCCGTCAACTTCCGCCTCGCCCCCGAGCACCGCCTTCCCGCCCAGTATGACGACGCCATGGACGCCGTCACCTGGGTCCAGAACCAGTCCACCCACCCTAACGGCGATCCCTGGATCAGAGACAACGCCGATCTCAATAG ATGCTATCTCTATGGCGCGAGCTGCGGCGCGAACATCGTGTACAACACGGCGCTGCGGCTGCCGGAGATGAAGCCCCAGCCGCTGAAGATCGCGGGGACGATCCTGAACCAGCTGTTCATCGGAGGGAAGAAGCGGACGAAGAGCGAGCTGAAACTGGCAACGGATCCGTACTTCCCTCTGCCGGTGATCGACCTGCTGTGGGAGCTGGCGCTGCCGGTGGGGACGGACCGGGACCACCGGTTCTGCAACCCGCTGGTGGACGCGGCGATGAAGGGGAAGGTGAAGAGTTTGGGGAAGTGTTTGGTGATCGGGTTCGGGGGCGACCCGTTGGTGGACCGACAGCAGGAGCTGGTGCAGATGCTGGTGGAGCGTGGGGTGCAGGTGGAGGCGCGTTTCGACGACGTCGGATTCCACAACATTGATCTCATTGATAACCGGAGGGCTATGGCCATTCTTACTTTTATTAAGGAATTcgtatga